From the Callithrix jacchus isolate 240 chromosome 22, calJac240_pri, whole genome shotgun sequence genome, the window TTTTCTGTATATGTGGTATCAGTCcataaaaagttttcaaattgCAAAATACAAAGATGGCTTCATGGCCCCACTGGCGCAGCTGGACTGAAGACAAAGGCCAGAGAGGAGGAGGTTGGGGCTGGGGTCCAGTGGGACAGGGGAGAGAGATAGGAAGGGACAGGTGGGGCTGCAGGGAAAGTCGGGGAGGAAGGCCCCCAGTTTCTGGTTGGGCGAGGGGCATGACCTGAAGACTAATAGGGGATCCTGGAGAGGGAAACTGGTTTTGGGGAGGTGAAAAATTGGGGTGAGAGTGGGTGTTTATGAGAGAGAGAGGTCTGGGCTGGAGAGAGTTGGGCGTGtcctggggaaggaggagagatTCAGCCTGGGTGGAGGGTACCCAAGGCACGGCTGGAGGTGGGCGGTAACAGGGGGGCGGGGTAGGGCTGTTTACTTCCCCACGAGGTCTCGGAAACCCAGCCTTGGAGCCCGGACTTTCTGGTTCTGTGACCCTGGGAAAGCTTCTCTCtgtcttagcctcagtttccctgtcgaAGAGATGGGGATTAAACCTACCCACCCCGCAGGGCTGTTACAGAGGCGGCGAGAGCGACCCGGGGGACAGTTTGAGTCTCTGGCCAGCCAATTATGGCGGGGCCAGGTGGAGTCCTCTTTCTGGTCCTGTGACCTTGGCCCGGGGACGCCCGGgaagagcctcagtttccccatctgctaGGCGTGAAGGTCGGTCTCCAAATAAGCGCCAGCAGCGAGAGGACTTACCCGGAAGGTGCCGGGTTCGGGCCTGGAACGGCCCCTCCGCACGTGAGGCTGGGGGCACCCTCACCTCTCTGCGCTCGGACAGCCACTCTGAGGCCTCTCCCGGGTTTCCTGGGGCGGGTCACCGTTTCGTTAGGGCTGGACACGTGGCCCACCCCCTGCAGCGTCCGCGTTCCGCCCACTTAGGGCCGAGCCGTCCAATCGACACTCATCATGCTcgcctcctcctactcctcctcctcctaccccCCGCTCCGGCCAATCCGCATGTGCCACTgcctctccccgccccccccGCCTCTCAACCAATCCGCATATGCCTCTGCTTTGCTCCCGCCCCGGGGGAGGGGCCGCGCCGGCAACGCTATCAGTCCCAAGAAAATGATTAGCTCGCTACAGCGCGGAGGGGGCGGGGAAGCAGCGCGTCCGGCCAATGGAGAGCCGTAGAGGGCGTGAGTGGCGGCCGACGGGGCGGAGTCGCGCGGTGGTCTCCGAGGGCTCAGATCCCGGCCGGAGAGAGGGCGTCTCGGCCGGTCTCATTGCACGGAGCAGATGGCAGAGGccgggagagagagaggggcccTACACAGAGTAGAGGCAGGTCTGCGGTTCGAACCCTGGCCCTTCTGTCAAGAAACGGAGGCTTACGAAGATACCCAAGCACTTTCCAGGAAGGGGCTGCTAAGGAAGCGATTAAGTGAGGAATTAGATGCCCCCCTCATCCTTTGTTCTCTGTgctacctcagtttccccttttgtGCAGCACTTGCCCGTTCCAGTGGTGTTCAGAATAATTTAGATTCTGCCCTTGGAAATGGTggttgagagaaagagagaacttcCCTTCTGTCTTGGAATAAACCACGAATATGCGCCAcgacacctgactaattttttttaaattttttgtaaagacggaggtctcactctgttgcccaggctggtcttgagctcctgggctctagtgatccgcctgccttggcctcccaaagtgctgggattataggtgtgagccgccgcacccagccttgtttttattttcttgaataacTCCAGTCTGAATTGGAAATGAATGTTGCTTTTTGAAAAACGCATGGATATACTCTTTTATTGTCAGTTCCCCTCCAAAACACACATATGCGTACAGGAAAGGGAGCTCCCCGAGGCAGGGTTCCCACTTGCCTCGTTCACTGCTGAATCCTCAAGTCCTGGatctgggcctggcccacagtaGGCGCTTGATACATCTTTGGGAATAAATGAGCGGAGAGCAGACATTAGGCAGAGGTGAGCCGGGTGAATGCGAGGGCTGGATGCCAAGATGGGgctgggaagaaggaagggagaaggtggGGAGCAAGAACAGGGCCCCCataagaggtggaggtggggcctctgaGCCCAGGCGGAGCCCCCTGAGGCAGTTGTCTGAGGTGGGGGTCTGGGCTTGGTTTATTTTCCCAGGGGCTGCCAGGAAGGGAGTAGACAGGTTGGGGGCCCGGAGAGAGCTGGAGAGCTATCATGGAGGGGCCTCTGGCCTGTCCTGGATTCTGGGCTGGGTTGTGACTGACCTCATGGGGAGCTGGTCCCCCAGCCCTCGGGGATCCCCTGAGAATCCCAGGCATGAGGCACCTCCCACCAGTCCACCCAACCCCAGTTGGGAGCCACCTGCTCTGCTTCTTCCCCCAGGGCATGCTGGGGAGGGGTCAGGAGGCCACAGAAATGTGGGAGCTGCCTCTGGCCCGGCTGGCCCAGGTCGTGATAGGCCAGACCCAGGGTTGGCAAGGGAGCATCAGGGCTAGAGGAGGGGTCCCATGGCACTGAGGCACACTCTGGGGTGAGCGAAATGTTGTCAAAGAGGTCGAGGGTAGAGGTGTCCAGGGCGGCCAGACTCAGGCTGGGGCTGGTGTGGGGAACCTCAGCGGGGGCCACAGCACAGGCCACCCCCAGGAAGGGGGACGGAGGCGGCGGGGGCGGCTTTCGGAGCGAGGGTCTCTGGGGAGGTCCCTCCTGGGACAGGATGGATAGGGCCAAGCGCTGGGTGGCGGCCTCGATCTGGCTGAACTGCCTGCAGAGACAGGTGTGAGCAGGGTAGTCTCTAACGCCTGAACTCCAGCGACCTCCTGCGTCggccctcccaagtgctggaattccaggcgtgagccaccgcgtccggccaccTACGTGGTCATTTCACATCATTCCAGCTATTTATTTTGGTGATTCCTGTCCGCCCTCCACCCCCATGAAAGCACAACCTCCACGAAGGCAAGGAACTTTCAATGCTttgctggcacacagcaggcactcaataaatgcacaTTGACTGTTGTTGGCATCAGCCCTGGGGGCTGCTCCTCTATTCTGTCTGTGCCTGGTCTCCCCCAACCAAGGGTGCCGGCTGCTCCtgcccctctcccccctcccgtGCCCGCCTCCCCCCgcttcccctccccacaccccttgGCCCCCTCACCTGCAGATCTGGTTGTGGAGAAACCTTCTGTGGTTGGGCTGCCTCTTGGGGGGCCGGGTGCGCCGGGGCTGTAGGACCCGAAGCACGTGGGCAGCCGCCCCACTTACGAACGCACACAGCTCCCGGGGGCCGGGCTCGGAGACCCCAGGGCCTTCGGGGGCCCCGGGGTGCATGGCCTGGGTTGTCTGGAGTAACTCCCCACAATACTGCTGACCAAAGCACCCCCAAATCTGTgagcagggagggcaggggacTCTGGAGGCAGGGCAcccggggctggggaggaggcagcGCTGGGAAATGAGCCAAGGCCTCCCTGCGGCGCCCTAACCCGGTCCGGACCTCCCTGGAGCCCAATCTGAGGTCTGAGGGACCGGCAGGTGGGGGCTGATataggaaggcagggaggggagggggctttCTGGGGACCCTCTAAGTGCCCAATTAGCGCATAGTTGGACCTGGGATATGGGACCGGCGTGCGTCGGCGGGAGGCAGAGAATCGTGCCTGCAGATGGCCAATTAAGGGGACAAAGGCCTCGCTCCGGAGACGAGGCGGCCAGTGAGTCAAATACAGCGATTGAGCATGGAGGACCCTTAATTGGAGCCGTGGGGCGGAAGCTGGAAGGGAGGGAAGCCGGGCTGCACCTGCCCGCCCACCTCTAGACACACctgtgcctccctccctccctctgctcagCCCGGTGCCTTAGGAGGGGAAACCGAGGCTCCCAGAAAGGCTGGTGCCAGCCGTGGTCTCTAGCCAGCAGGAGGAGTTGGGTCCCAGGAAGTCGCCCCTGAAATCATGGGGCTCATAGaatcctgggcagcagagggaggggggagaggggaggggggaggcagGACGGGAGAACAGGACACAGTCTCCCCCAAGGCGTTTTATTGAGGGACTGGGGTgtctgtgggaggcagaggacaGGCTGGGTCCCCTTGTTTTTGGGAGGGTGTTGGCTGGAGTTCAGACTCTGGGTCTCAGGTTGGGTGGGGGAGCATGTGGGGGGCAGCCTTAGTCTCTGCTTGGATCCCCACCCTTGGGGGTCTGCGCTGGGAAGCCAGGATGTTTCCCAAAGCTGGTGTAACAAAGGCTTAGTACCTAGAACCACACGCTGATTCTCCTGCCGACCTGGGAGGCAGGCGTACAACTGTgtctatttatttagagacagagtcttgctctgtcgcccaggctggagtgtcctggaggatcttggctcactgcaccctctgcttccgcgttcaagcagttctcctgtcttggcctcctgagtagctgggagtacaggcatgcaccaccctgccccgctaagttttgtaattttggtagagacagggttttgccatattggccaggctggtctcaaactcctgacctctagttaTCTacccgcttcccaaagtgctgggattataggcatgagccactgtgcctggcctgtttattttgttgagatagggtcttgctctgttgcctaggctggtgtgcaatgtagaaaaaatagccaggtgtggtagcgcttgactggagtcccagctactcaggagactgagatgggaggatcccttgagccccagGGGTGGGGGCTGCCGTGAGCCGTAAtggcttcactgcactccagcctgggtgacacagcaagaccctgccccCAACAAAACAGATTACATGGGGGCCTCCAGATAATCTCAGATGTTTCCCCATCTCAGGAACCTAAACGTAGCCTGTGTCTTAATCgcctcttcttcatttttttttttttggaggcagagtcttgctctgttgcccaggctggagtgcagtggcacagtctcggctcactgcaacctccgcctcccaggttcaagcgattctcctgcctcagcctcccgagtagctgggattacaggcacctgccaccacgttcagctaattttgtattagagatgggggttctccatgttggtcaggctggtctggaactctcgacctcaggtgattgtctcacctcagcttccccaaatgctgggattacaggctgagccactgcacccagcccaaagcaGGGATTTGAACCTGACATTGTGAGTTTGCTTGCCAGGCCAGCAGTACTATGGGCAAGGTCAGCAGCTGAGCCCCTACTGGGCCTAAGGTGGGGGACAGCAGGCAGGTGGGGACATATTGGGAGCTGTGGCTGAGTGCAGCCGTGAGGTTGCCAGAGGTCCGGTTACCTGTCAGTAGAGCACGGTGAGACCAGCTGCAATAGGACAGCCAGACACCCAGCACCCTCACCAGCCACGGCACATTGACTGCTACCCCTCCCACGCCCAACTGGACCACTGTGCTGGATGGACCGCTGCATGGGGGGCTGCTGGCCCTGGTGTGGCAGGTTTCTATGTCAGGGACATCATGGGCCTCCCCTGTTTCTCTTGAGTGTCTCCAAGGGTCTCCAGCCTCCTGGATGGGCTCCGTACTCGGCCCCTTGGTCCCTCTGACTGCCGACTGTCTGACGCACGCTGGCCCCACTGCTGTCTCTGCATCTCCCCGCCCTTGCTCCTCCTGGCTTTCTGTCCATCCCTGGTTTGTCTACAATTCTCTCTACGgtcctctatctatctatctatctatctatctatctatctatatctatctatctatctatctatctatatctatatattgtctatgtatacgtgtgtatgtatctatctatttttagagacagtctcgctctgccacccaggctggagtgcagtgacacagtctccactcactgcaacctccgtctcctgtttcaagagattctgctgcctcaacctcctagtagctaggattacaggcacacgccaccacgcccggctaatttttgtgcttttagtggagacggggttcaccatattggccaggctggtctggaactcctggcctcaggtgatctgcacatctgggcctcccaaaggctgggattacgggcgtgagccagcGCACCTGGCCGTACACTTCACggccttttctatgtttttcaCACTTGCTTAAGCTCACTTTATCTCCTGTAAGTTAGATGCTCACCCCGGCCTAATCTGACTTCTCTTTTGAGCAAATCGCTCATTTACTGCTCCTGCACGTCCTCTGACTCTCCTTATCCCGCATGCTCCAACTCACTGCTTCCTTCCTTATTTCGCACGCCCTGCTTCTGCCTCTGACACGCTTTGCTTCTGCTATGCTTACGCTAACCACATCCAAGGGTCCCCTCCTCCCCCGACTTTCTCTGCTATTCTGCTTCAAGATGGCCGTGAGTCTGGTTCACGCCTATGGTGTTGGGGGTGGCCTGAAGGTTTCCTGTCCTGTTCTACTCCAGGTCTCAGGCACACAGGGAACGGTTCAGGGTCCATTGGTAAGAGGCCAAGGGGAGTGGACCCCTGGGTTTCTGGAGGATGGGAGGGAAGGACTGACCCTGAGGGCTGGTTAGGGGCCGCGCTACGTGGCTGGGATATGACCTCTGCTACCTCAATACACACTGTATCATGTGCACTCACATCTGGTAGCTCTTATTTCAAAATCGGCATTCCACAGCCCAGGGGCCAAGAGCAGCACCAGCTGGCCAGCTCTGTCCCACTCAGGGCGGCTGCCTGCAGGCTGCAGCCTCGGGACTGTCCACCAGGGGGCGCCCCCACAGCCTGTGCTGGGCAGCCTGACTCAAGGGATGCGGTCCCAGAAGGTGGGGCCCTCTCCCGTCTCCTGTCACTGAGAAGAATCAACCACAGCTGAGAGCTGGCTTCATGGATGTCTGTTGAGGAGCTGCACTTCCAGGTGCTGGAAGGTACTAAGGAAGCCAGCCTAGTCTCCCCATCCCAGCCCTTgaaatgttgtgtgtgttgggggtggatttaatcattcaacaaacatttattgagcatcttgcATCACTGAGTGCTGGAGGAGGTGAAGTCAGACACGCGGAGAGGGGCCGGACCCGCAGGGCCTTGAGAGCCAGGCAGGGGTTGGGCTCTGAAGGTAAGCATGATGGAGAGTCACAGAAGGTTTGGGGCAGGTGCAGTGCCCGGGCCTCAAGATCCGGCCCCCAACCTCCTTTGCAGGCCTTGCTACAGCTGGAATGTGGGGATCCCACCCCTTAACCCCCCTACCATCTGGATTGGGGTGTCACAGCCAGGCCAGGAAGCCAGGGACAACCCAGGGTTTGTCCCTCCCTGTCCCCAGCTGCTCATCTGCTCCCTCTTGTCCAGTCATTGTGGGACCTTgtttccccccccttttttttttttatgtttttgagacagtcttgccctgtcaccaaggctggagtgcagtggcgtggtctcggctcactgtaacttctgcctcctgggttcaagagattctcctgcctcagcct encodes:
- the C22H19orf85 gene encoding uncharacterized protein C19orf85 homolog; translated protein: MHPGAPEGPGVSEPGPRELCAFVSGAAAHVLRVLQPRRTRPPKRQPNHRRFLHNQICRQFSQIEAATQRLALSILSQEGPPQRPSLRKPPPPPPSPFLGVACAVAPAEVPHTSPSLSLAALDTSTLDLFDNISLTPECASVPWDPSSSPDAPLPTLGLAYHDLGQPGQRQLPHFCGLLTPPQHALGEEAEQVAPNWGWVDWWEVPHAWDSQGIPEGWGTSSP